A genomic segment from Saccharicrinis carchari encodes:
- the zwf gene encoding glucose-6-phosphate dehydrogenase, whose translation MKTPKNHILVIFGASGDLTYRKLVPAVYDLYDKNMLPKNFAVLGLGRTELSDNQFRRKMEEGIEKFALNNTGSALKSKIDTFLQKLYYYAFNTKEEQEYAGFKDKLLALDKELGTENNFIFYLATPPSMYTTIPCHLARQGLNNEDEGYSRLVVEKPFGYDLESAQQLNESLFRNFRERQIYRIDHYLGKETVQNLLVTRFSNTIYEPLWNRNYVSRVEITSAESIGVGSRGGYYEGSGALRDMVQNHLLLLASLVAMEPPALIDSNSIRNEIVKVLQSLRTIKEEDVAKQVIRGQYINSTVKGKKVKGYRQEEGVDPESRTETYVAIKFFIDNMRWGGVPFYIRTGKMLPTRVTEVVIHFKPTPHHLFSSHATIAQQQNQLVIRIQPDEGLLLKFGMKVPGAGFNAQNVNMDFHYTDLADVYLPSAYERLLQDCMLGDSTLYSRGDAVEAAWKFVKPIQDAWKNNKDIKVHGYPAGTWGPDVADELIEGSDLTWRYPCKNLANDDKYCEL comes from the coding sequence ATGAAAACACCTAAAAACCATATACTTGTTATTTTTGGCGCTTCGGGCGACCTTACCTATCGCAAACTAGTTCCGGCTGTTTATGATTTATACGATAAAAATATGTTGCCCAAAAACTTTGCCGTATTGGGTTTGGGCAGAACCGAGTTGTCAGACAATCAATTTCGCCGGAAAATGGAAGAAGGAATTGAGAAGTTTGCCTTAAATAACACGGGCAGCGCATTGAAATCCAAAATAGATACATTTTTGCAAAAGCTTTATTATTATGCCTTTAATACTAAGGAGGAACAAGAGTACGCTGGCTTTAAGGATAAACTTTTGGCGCTGGATAAAGAGCTGGGTACAGAAAATAATTTTATTTTTTATCTCGCCACCCCGCCAAGTATGTACACAACTATTCCCTGTCATCTTGCCAGGCAAGGCCTAAATAACGAAGACGAGGGGTATAGCCGGCTGGTAGTTGAAAAGCCATTTGGTTATGATTTAGAATCGGCACAGCAGCTGAATGAAAGTTTGTTTCGGAACTTCCGTGAAAGACAAATTTATCGTATAGATCATTATTTGGGAAAAGAAACGGTACAAAACCTTTTGGTTACGCGTTTTTCGAACACCATATACGAACCGCTGTGGAACCGCAATTACGTAAGCCGCGTGGAGATAACCTCGGCCGAAAGTATTGGTGTAGGTAGCAGAGGAGGATACTACGAAGGGTCGGGCGCATTGCGGGATATGGTGCAAAACCATTTGTTGCTTTTGGCCAGTCTGGTAGCTATGGAGCCACCTGCCCTTATCGATTCAAACAGTATACGTAATGAAATTGTTAAAGTGCTTCAATCCCTCCGTACCATTAAGGAAGAAGATGTAGCCAAACAGGTGATACGGGGGCAATATATAAACTCAACCGTAAAGGGAAAGAAAGTAAAAGGGTACCGTCAGGAAGAAGGGGTCGATCCGGAATCCAGAACCGAGACCTATGTGGCAATAAAATTTTTCATCGACAATATGCGATGGGGAGGAGTGCCGTTTTACATACGTACCGGTAAAATGTTGCCCACCAGAGTTACCGAGGTGGTTATCCATTTTAAACCTACGCCGCATCACCTATTTTCGAGCCACGCCACCATTGCCCAACAACAAAACCAATTGGTTATACGTATTCAGCCTGATGAGGGTCTGCTCCTTAAATTTGGTATGAAAGTGCCGGGTGCCGGCTTTAACGCTCAGAATGTAAATATGGATTTTCATTACACCGATCTGGCCGATGTGTATCTGCCAAGTGCCTACGAGCGTTTGTTGCAAGATTGCATGCTGGGCGACTCTACGCTATACTCAAGGGGCGATGCTGTGGAGGCAGCCTGGAAATTTGTTAAACCCATACAGGATGCCTGGAAAAACAACAAAGATATAAAGGTGCATGGTTATCCGGCGGGAACCTGGGGGCCGGATGTGGCCGATGAACTCATCGAAGGATCTGATCTTACCTGGCGCTACCCGTGTAAAAATCTGGCCAACGATGATAAGTATTGCGAGCTTTAA
- a CDS encoding ABC transporter permease yields the protein MIIIYKFLKESLLFAINALTSNKLRTILTLSGVTIGIFSIISVFTLIDYLEKRIRDSIQSLGDNVVYVQKWPWTPPEGETEYPWWRYMNRPQPTLNELKQIERKSQLAQASTFAISSQKKVIFEDNSFDNVQIFGVTHNFDKNWSFEIAKGRYFSPVESNGGSNIVVLGAEVADNLFRDVDPIGKRVKIAGRKLTVVGVMLRQGKDLFGNSLDGNVVMPINFAKNIFNIRSGSVQPFIIVKAKNGVEVDDLMSELEGILRAERKLKPRQSNSFALNRVSIIQKQFDGLFAIINLAGWLIGGFSILVGGFGIANIMFVSVKERTRIVGIQKALGAKRRFILWQFLFESIFLSLLGGAAGLLLIFILILIANSAMDLAVPLTFWNIFRGLFISIFLGIISGYIPANKASKMDPVVAINH from the coding sequence ATGATAATCATATATAAGTTTTTAAAAGAGAGCTTGCTGTTTGCTATCAATGCGCTAACTTCCAATAAGCTACGGACTATTTTAACGCTGAGTGGCGTTACCATAGGTATTTTTTCCATTATATCTGTTTTTACATTAATCGATTATCTTGAGAAAAGGATCAGGGACAGTATTCAATCCTTGGGCGATAACGTGGTGTATGTGCAAAAATGGCCATGGACACCTCCTGAAGGTGAAACGGAATATCCCTGGTGGCGGTATATGAATCGTCCGCAGCCCACTTTAAATGAGCTAAAGCAAATTGAACGAAAATCACAACTTGCCCAAGCATCCACCTTTGCCATCTCGTCGCAGAAAAAAGTAATATTTGAGGATAACTCATTCGATAACGTTCAGATTTTTGGTGTGACGCATAATTTTGATAAAAACTGGAGTTTTGAAATAGCTAAGGGAAGATATTTTTCTCCTGTAGAATCCAATGGGGGTAGTAACATTGTTGTTTTGGGTGCCGAAGTGGCGGATAATCTTTTTCGGGATGTGGATCCAATAGGTAAGCGTGTAAAAATAGCAGGACGAAAACTTACGGTGGTAGGCGTGATGCTGCGCCAGGGCAAGGATCTTTTTGGTAATAGCCTGGATGGTAATGTGGTGATGCCGATCAATTTTGCTAAAAATATATTTAATATCCGCAGTGGAAGCGTGCAACCTTTTATTATTGTTAAAGCTAAAAATGGGGTTGAGGTGGATGATCTGATGAGCGAGCTGGAAGGCATACTGCGTGCCGAACGAAAACTCAAACCCAGGCAAAGTAATTCATTTGCTTTAAACAGGGTAAGTATTATTCAAAAGCAGTTTGATGGACTGTTTGCAATCATTAATTTGGCAGGTTGGCTTATCGGTGGTTTTTCTATTCTGGTGGGTGGATTTGGTATCGCCAATATTATGTTTGTTTCGGTAAAGGAGCGAACACGCATTGTAGGCATACAAAAAGCCCTGGGTGCCAAGCGTAGATTTATCCTGTGGCAGTTTTTATTCGAGAGTATCTTCCTGAGTCTGTTAGGTGGTGCTGCCGGTTTACTGCTTATTTTTATACTCATACTCATTGCCAACTCAGCCATGGACTTGGCTGTGCCACTTACCTTTTGGAATATATTCAGAGGGCTGTTTATTTCAATTTTCCTGGGTATTATTTCCGGTTATATCCCTGCCAACAAAGCCAGTAAAATGGATCCTGTGGTGGCCATTAATCATTAA
- a CDS encoding S8 family serine peptidase, whose protein sequence is MKNKIHLYFALVFMLVSGIKLKGQKYFVSFADKNNNTYSLESPSEFLSQRAIARRVKQDIAFIPQDLPVSQAYADSVKRMGIAVLWASKWLNGVIVESSKHTLMDTLVKVSFVKDVQLIWKETARKAVAKFNKVEEGIGNLKSSAEYGVAWMQSKTVNGHYLHQNNYEGQNKVIAVLDNGFNSANTLSSFAHLWQDERILSVRDVVNPGADVFASGEHGTQVFSIMGGLLDSQLKGSAPKAAYHLIRTEDNGSECPIEEYNWVVGAEYADSIGADIINSSLGYNYFDGDFLSYSNAAMDGKTTVVTRGAQIAFSKGMFVVCSAGNEGAKSWEKITAPADANNVLAVAAMDADSIRAPFSSYGPSADYRVKPDIAAMGKGTALQNTSGNLALGDGTSFSAPVISGFVACLWQAFPQLKNTELLHVMRQCAHNYSNPDYAFGYGIPDFKKALDVSNSIERYQNSNFITYPNPFGASFTISSSADRRVNKISMYDMAGHIVYQQKISDLPVQVKGLHDLPKGLYLLKIELQKSTRTFKIVKN, encoded by the coding sequence GTGAAAAATAAGATACATTTATACTTTGCTCTCGTTTTTATGCTGGTATCCGGCATTAAGCTGAAAGGGCAAAAGTATTTTGTATCCTTTGCCGATAAAAACAACAATACTTACTCCTTAGAATCTCCTTCCGAATTTTTGAGTCAGCGTGCTATTGCGCGTCGCGTTAAACAAGATATTGCCTTTATACCGCAGGATTTGCCTGTTTCGCAGGCCTATGCAGATAGTGTTAAACGAATGGGAATCGCGGTTCTTTGGGCATCCAAGTGGCTCAATGGTGTTATTGTTGAAAGCAGTAAACATACCCTGATGGATACCCTGGTTAAGGTGTCGTTTGTTAAGGATGTTCAACTTATTTGGAAAGAGACGGCAAGAAAAGCAGTGGCCAAATTTAATAAAGTGGAGGAGGGCATCGGAAACCTTAAAAGTTCAGCCGAATACGGTGTGGCCTGGATGCAGAGCAAAACGGTGAATGGCCACTATCTCCACCAAAATAATTACGAAGGCCAAAATAAAGTTATTGCAGTTTTAGACAATGGGTTTAATAGTGCCAACACCCTTTCGTCCTTTGCCCATCTCTGGCAGGACGAACGAATTCTAAGTGTTCGTGATGTGGTGAATCCGGGTGCTGATGTTTTTGCGAGTGGAGAACATGGTACGCAGGTTTTTTCTATTATGGGCGGACTGCTGGATAGTCAGTTAAAAGGGAGTGCGCCAAAGGCTGCCTATCACCTTATACGCACCGAGGACAATGGCAGCGAATGCCCCATAGAAGAATACAACTGGGTAGTTGGAGCCGAATATGCCGATAGCATTGGGGCCGATATCATTAACTCCTCGCTGGGTTATAATTATTTTGATGGGGATTTTTTAAGCTATAGCAATGCAGCTATGGACGGTAAAACTACCGTAGTTACCCGTGGTGCCCAAATAGCTTTTAGCAAGGGCATGTTTGTGGTTTGTAGCGCCGGTAATGAAGGCGCAAAATCATGGGAAAAAATTACTGCGCCGGCCGATGCTAACAATGTGCTTGCGGTGGCAGCTATGGATGCCGACAGCATAAGAGCTCCTTTTAGCAGTTATGGTCCTTCGGCTGACTATAGGGTAAAACCCGACATAGCAGCAATGGGCAAGGGGACGGCACTGCAAAATACTTCTGGTAATCTTGCATTGGGCGATGGAACCAGTTTTTCGGCACCTGTAATTAGTGGTTTTGTAGCTTGTCTTTGGCAGGCTTTCCCCCAATTAAAAAATACTGAATTGCTACATGTAATGCGTCAATGTGCCCATAATTATTCCAATCCGGATTACGCATTCGGTTATGGTATTCCTGATTTTAAAAAAGCCTTGGATGTGAGCAATAGCATTGAAAGATACCAAAACAGCAACTTCATAACTTATCCTAATCCTTTTGGTGCCTCCTTTACGATAAGCAGTTCGGCGGACAGGAGGGTGAATAAGATAAGCATGTACGATATGGCAGGGCATATAGTGTACCAGCAGAAAATTAGTGATTTGCCTGTGCAGGTGAAAGGGCTGCACGATCTGCCTAAAGGATTGTACCTGCTAAAAATAGAGCTGCAAAAGAGCACTCGTACTTTTAAAATCGTTAAAAATTAA
- the xseA gene encoding exodeoxyribonuclease VII large subunit — protein sequence MSESSLSLFELNKKIKDTIHSSFAETYWVVAEISEVREVRNGHCYMELIEKDEKTEQIIAKSRANIWAYTYRMLKPYFVSATGQHLVSGLKVMVRVSIDFQEVYGFSLNVRDIDPTYTLGDMAQKKQAILNKLSEEGVVDMNKELAVPPVPQRIAVISSPTAAGYEDFCNQLINNSQGYKFYIKLFAATMQGERTEQSVTAALDRIYQHENFFDVVVIIRGGGSTSDLMCFDNYWIAYNIAQFPLPVFSGIGHERDETVVDRVAHTRLKTPTAVAQHIIALVADFDNRLNYYSEALLDITREKLADKKLIFERAHNRLKPLVQHALLIQKNQLNQLMRQLGNSSDRFLRERKNKLNLSTQSLQSVSNRAIRQQQYQLDQISTRLSVRLKHFFNQQQARLELMQKTNELVNPINILKKGYSITTLKGKVLKDAGQLKPGDVITTKLCNGKVDSRVE from the coding sequence ATGTCCGAATCCTCCTTGTCACTTTTTGAGCTCAACAAAAAAATAAAGGATACCATCCACAGCTCTTTTGCCGAAACCTATTGGGTTGTGGCAGAAATAAGCGAGGTGCGCGAGGTGCGTAACGGGCATTGTTATATGGAGCTGATTGAAAAAGACGAAAAAACGGAACAGATCATCGCCAAGTCGCGGGCTAATATTTGGGCTTATACCTATCGAATGCTAAAACCGTATTTTGTTTCGGCTACGGGGCAACACCTGGTTTCCGGTTTAAAAGTGATGGTGCGGGTAAGTATCGATTTTCAGGAGGTGTACGGCTTTAGCCTGAATGTGCGCGACATTGACCCCACTTATACCTTAGGCGATATGGCGCAAAAGAAACAGGCCATTCTTAACAAGTTAAGTGAGGAGGGTGTGGTGGATATGAACAAGGAGTTGGCAGTTCCGCCGGTACCACAGCGAATAGCTGTTATATCTTCGCCTACAGCAGCGGGATACGAAGATTTTTGTAATCAGCTTATTAATAATTCGCAAGGCTATAAGTTTTACATCAAGCTTTTTGCTGCCACCATGCAGGGCGAACGAACCGAACAGTCCGTTACTGCTGCCTTGGATAGAATCTATCAACATGAGAATTTTTTTGATGTGGTGGTTATTATCCGTGGAGGAGGTTCCACCTCCGATTTGATGTGTTTTGATAATTATTGGATAGCCTATAATATTGCGCAGTTTCCCTTGCCCGTTTTCTCCGGTATTGGCCATGAGCGGGACGAAACGGTGGTGGATAGGGTAGCGCATACCCGATTAAAAACGCCCACTGCTGTAGCTCAGCATATTATTGCATTGGTGGCCGATTTCGACAACAGGCTCAATTATTACAGTGAGGCGCTTCTGGATATCACCCGGGAAAAACTAGCCGATAAAAAATTGATTTTCGAAAGGGCGCACAACCGTTTAAAACCCCTTGTGCAGCACGCGCTCCTGATTCAAAAAAACCAGTTGAACCAACTTATGCGGCAACTGGGAAATTCATCAGATCGATTTTTGAGAGAACGAAAAAATAAGCTCAACCTAAGTACGCAGAGCCTTCAATCTGTATCAAACCGTGCCATTCGCCAACAGCAATATCAGTTAGATCAGATATCCACACGACTATCCGTACGCTTAAAACATTTTTTTAATCAACAGCAAGCGCGCCTGGAGTTAATGCAAAAAACCAATGAACTGGTAAACCCCATCAATATCCTCAAAAAAGGATACTCCATCACCACACTAAAAGGTAAAGTTTTAAAAGATGCGGGGCAACTTAAGCCGGGTGATGTGATTACCACCAAGCTGTGCAATGGGAAAGTGGACAGTAGGGTGGAATAG
- a CDS encoding toxin-antitoxin system YwqK family antitoxin, with translation MRILFSAFLLFACFVYPANAQITDVFGNKVPIQQGANTKGVSSNFNQKDEQGRKQGYWEKRYSNGKPAYTVTFVDDKPVGTMMRYYFNGNKKVKIVYDENQYGAAELYSEDGKLTAKGFYDGTHKDSVWQYFSPQGILYTTESYKDSLKNGLTTYYYKDGSVAEEIEWKDDNKEGIWRKYHENGRLKMTSAHKNDHIEGEYILYYPNGKLELQGFFSDGLENGTWVVFTPGGTVAYKIEYKDGITLNADEFDEKQRKMFEEFDKNKGKIKDPEQFRHDPDQYMRGGF, from the coding sequence ATGCGAATTTTATTTTCAGCTTTCCTCCTGTTTGCCTGTTTCGTTTATCCGGCTAATGCACAGATAACCGATGTTTTTGGTAATAAAGTACCTATTCAGCAAGGGGCCAATACAAAGGGTGTTTCATCAAACTTCAATCAAAAAGATGAGCAGGGGCGTAAGCAGGGATACTGGGAAAAACGATATAGTAATGGAAAGCCTGCGTATACGGTTACTTTTGTCGACGATAAGCCGGTGGGCACGATGATGCGGTATTATTTCAATGGTAATAAAAAGGTGAAGATCGTATATGATGAAAATCAATATGGTGCAGCAGAATTGTATAGCGAAGACGGAAAGCTAACAGCAAAAGGCTTTTACGATGGAACACATAAGGACAGCGTTTGGCAGTATTTTTCGCCTCAGGGGATTCTTTACACAACCGAATCGTATAAGGATAGTTTAAAGAACGGCCTTACCACGTATTATTACAAGGATGGTTCGGTAGCGGAGGAAATAGAATGGAAAGATGATAATAAAGAGGGTATTTGGAGGAAATATCACGAAAATGGGCGATTGAAAATGACATCCGCACATAAGAACGATCATATCGAAGGTGAATATATCCTGTATTATCCCAATGGAAAATTGGAATTGCAAGGTTTTTTCTCGGATGGCCTGGAAAACGGTACCTGGGTTGTTTTTACACCAGGTGGAACTGTGGCCTATAAAATAGAATATAAGGATGGGATTACCTTAAATGCCGATGAATTCGACGAAAAACAGCGAAAGATGTTTGAGGAATTTGATAAAAATAAAGGAAAAATAAAAGACCCGGAGCAATTTAGGCACGACCCCGATCAGTATATGAGAGGAGGCTTTTAA
- the pgl gene encoding 6-phosphogluconolactonase — protein sequence MSNIKIFDSKLELAQFFGGLLKERTAQNEKVNIALSGGSTPKAIFDELANNYAELIDWSKVHLFWGDERCVPPTDEESNYKMTLDHLLSKVSVPDENVHRIQGELNPEEARAKYDTLLGDTLPVVDALPQFDIMLLGMGDDGHTASIFPEEIDLWNAEEKCVVATHPQSGQKRVSLTGQIINHAREIYFLVTGAGKAEKLDEIINQKPGYQNYPAALVNHPFWLLDKEAAHKL from the coding sequence ATGAGTAACATTAAAATATTTGACTCGAAATTAGAGTTAGCCCAATTTTTTGGAGGGCTTTTGAAGGAGCGCACAGCGCAAAACGAAAAAGTAAACATAGCCCTTTCCGGGGGTAGCACCCCCAAGGCTATTTTTGATGAGCTGGCCAATAACTATGCAGAGCTGATCGATTGGAGCAAAGTACATTTATTTTGGGGCGACGAGCGCTGTGTTCCACCAACGGATGAAGAAAGCAATTATAAGATGACCCTTGATCACCTGCTTTCGAAAGTGTCCGTTCCGGATGAAAATGTGCATAGAATACAAGGAGAGTTAAACCCGGAAGAGGCAAGAGCTAAATACGATACCTTACTTGGCGATACGTTGCCGGTAGTAGATGCCCTTCCTCAATTTGATATTATGCTTTTAGGTATGGGCGATGATGGCCATACCGCCTCTATTTTTCCGGAAGAGATTGACTTGTGGAATGCCGAAGAGAAGTGTGTGGTGGCTACACATCCGCAATCTGGTCAAAAAAGGGTTTCGTTAACGGGGCAGATTATCAATCATGCCAGGGAAATATATTTTTTGGTTACAGGTGCCGGTAAAGCCGAAAAGTTAGACGAAATAATTAATCAAAAACCGGGTTATCAAAACTATCCTGCTGCTTTGGTTAATCATCCCTTTTGGTTGCTCGATAAGGAAGCTGCGCATAAGCTGTAG